One genomic window of Aliiroseovarius sp. M344 includes the following:
- a CDS encoding diguanylate cyclase — translation MSERILIADDLATNRIVLKVKLTVACYEVIQADRCADVAALARETRPDLIILGRGRTDCSLSTCRQLKADEALGSIPIIMVSDQDDQPARLEAIMAGADDVFSKPLNEATLMAMVRNLIRARGAEDEVLRRRDLSRDFGCAEAPALFERHARVALIAPDAETGIFWRMHLATEIRHRIDIMTQSQALEDISALGGVPDAFVIASTLSETSDGLRLVSELRSRQTTRHAVIVVQDCGEAPSPSSMALDLGANAVLRPGFDARELAVRLTRLLARKFEGDDLRKSFDTSLALAVRDPLTGLHNRRFAQSYLDRLDRESRSNGQTYAVMVLDLDRFKSINDQFGHPVGDEVLVEVATRLKRNLREMDLLARYGGEEFLIALPGVSRAQAQTMAERLRRAVGDHPIATGGRPDCITVTLSIGVAVADDAMGVSGTAHELLQFADQALYRAKSDGRNQVTFVSDAA, via the coding sequence ATGAGTGAGAGAATCCTAATCGCGGATGACCTTGCGACCAATCGCATCGTGTTGAAGGTCAAACTGACCGTCGCCTGTTACGAGGTCATTCAGGCGGACCGATGCGCCGACGTGGCTGCACTGGCGCGTGAGACCCGGCCCGACCTGATAATTCTCGGTCGGGGCCGCACCGACTGCAGTTTGTCGACCTGTCGGCAATTGAAGGCGGATGAAGCGCTTGGTTCGATCCCGATAATCATGGTGTCAGATCAGGATGATCAGCCTGCGAGACTGGAAGCGATCATGGCCGGCGCGGATGACGTTTTCTCCAAACCGTTGAACGAAGCCACGCTGATGGCAATGGTGCGGAACCTGATCCGGGCGCGTGGGGCCGAGGACGAAGTGTTGCGGCGGCGCGATCTCTCGCGCGATTTCGGATGCGCTGAAGCGCCTGCCCTGTTTGAACGTCACGCCCGCGTCGCGCTGATTGCCCCGGATGCCGAGACCGGCATTTTCTGGCGCATGCATCTGGCAACCGAAATTCGCCACCGAATTGATATCATGACACAATCTCAGGCGCTGGAAGATATCAGCGCGTTGGGCGGTGTCCCTGACGCCTTTGTCATCGCCTCAACCCTGAGCGAGACGTCAGATGGCCTGCGGCTGGTTAGCGAATTGAGATCGCGCCAGACAACCCGCCACGCCGTCATTGTTGTGCAAGATTGCGGCGAAGCCCCCTCGCCCAGCTCGATGGCGCTTGATCTGGGGGCAAATGCTGTGCTGCGACCGGGCTTTGATGCCCGTGAACTCGCGGTACGTCTGACCCGTCTGCTGGCCCGAAAGTTTGAAGGCGACGACCTGCGAAAAAGCTTTGATACAAGCTTGGCGCTGGCCGTCCGTGATCCGTTGACCGGCCTGCACAACCGTCGCTTTGCACAAAGCTATCTGGACCGGTTGGACCGCGAGTCGCGCAGCAATGGCCAGACCTATGCGGTGATGGTTTTGGATCTTGACCGGTTCAAATCCATCAACGACCAGTTTGGCCACCCGGTCGGCGACGAGGTGTTGGTCGAAGTGGCCACCCGCCTGAAACGCAATCTGCGCGAGATGGACCTGCTGGCGCGATATGGCGGCGAGGAGTTTCTGATCGCATTACCCGGTGTCTCGCGCGCGCAGGCTCAGACGATGGCCGAGCGGTTGCGCCGGGCGGTCGGCGACCATCCGATCGCAACAGGTGGCAGACCCGACTGCATCACGGTGACCTTGTCGATCGGGGTTGCGGTGGCTGACGACGCGATGGGTGTGTCAGGGACGGCGCATGAGTTGCTGCAATTTGCCGACCAAGCGCTTTACCGCGCCAAGTCGGACGGGCGAAATCAAGTCACGTTTGTCTCGGACGCGGCCTGA
- a CDS encoding periplasmic heavy metal sensor: MSEPTHPPVAKSGAKPRKWPRILLAVSLTFNLLVVGLVAGANWGGHWDHGFDAHGPNRGAIRDLGFAPLASALDRSDRRQIGRVLRDRSGSFSENRRALAEEFQSMLTVLRADPFDAGALLSIMDQQSERQRQRGGLARSVLVERIEQMSSDERLAFADRIEGSIRKRAR; encoded by the coding sequence ATGAGCGAGCCCACACATCCGCCCGTAGCCAAGTCAGGCGCAAAACCACGAAAATGGCCGCGCATCCTTCTAGCCGTGTCTCTCACCTTCAACCTCTTGGTGGTCGGGCTTGTGGCCGGGGCCAATTGGGGCGGTCACTGGGATCATGGCTTTGATGCCCACGGCCCCAACCGGGGCGCGATCCGCGACCTGGGGTTCGCGCCACTGGCCAGCGCTTTGGATCGGTCGGACCGGCGACAAATCGGCAGAGTTCTACGTGATCGGAGCGGTTCATTCTCAGAAAACCGCCGCGCTTTGGCAGAAGAATTCCAGTCCATGCTGACCGTGTTGCGTGCTGATCCGTTTGACGCGGGCGCCCTGCTTTCGATCATGGACCAACAATCTGAACGGCAGCGCCAACGCGGCGGTCTTGCCCGGTCGGTGCTGGTCGAGCGGATCGAACAGATGAGCAGCGACGAGCGCTTGGCCTTTGCCGACCGTATTGAAGGGTCGATCCGGAAAAGGGCGCGCTGA
- a CDS encoding TetR/AcrR family transcriptional regulator, with protein MARKTGSHSEITGPKVREAALALFARHGFAAVSMRQIAAEVGVQAGALYLYTKDKQSLLYDLMQAHMDELLGAWQVEPKGDGALSQLEAFARFHIRFHLERPDAVFIAYMELRNLSDENFAAIEALRRTYEGKLEAILRAGHAEGVITAPDVRLTTMALIAMLTGVNTWYREGGRLSRDAVADIYWDMVRGAVRA; from the coding sequence ATGGCGCGGAAAACCGGATCACATAGCGAAATCACAGGCCCAAAGGTGCGCGAGGCCGCCCTTGCGCTTTTTGCACGGCACGGGTTCGCAGCCGTTTCGATGCGCCAGATCGCGGCAGAGGTCGGCGTGCAGGCGGGCGCGCTTTATCTTTACACCAAAGACAAGCAAAGCCTGCTGTATGATCTGATGCAGGCTCATATGGATGAACTGCTGGGCGCGTGGCAGGTCGAACCCAAAGGCGATGGCGCGTTGTCCCAGTTGGAAGCCTTTGCCCGTTTTCACATCCGCTTTCACCTTGAACGCCCCGATGCGGTATTCATCGCCTATATGGAACTGCGCAACCTCTCGGATGAGAATTTCGCGGCGATCGAGGCGTTGCGCCGCACCTATGAAGGTAAGTTGGAGGCGATCTTGCGGGCAGGCCACGCCGAAGGGGTGATCACCGCCCCCGATGTGCGCCTGACCACGATGGCCTTGATTGCCATGCTGACCGGGGTGAACACTTGGTATCGCGAGGGCGGGCGACTGTCGCGCGACGCGGTGGCCGATATCTATTGGGACATGGTGCGCGGTGCTGTCAGGGCCTGA
- a CDS encoding cysteine hydrolase family protein, translating to MTESRALILIDIQKGFDDPVWGARNNPQAEANAARLLTHWRANDWPVFHVQHLSVTPGSPLNPTGGAIDFKPEVTPLAEEPVLTKNVNSAFIGTDLEDQLHKARITAVVICGLTTPHCVSTTTRMAANLGFQVTLPHDACAAFTGNANAGWRASDGPTAEEIHTAALDHLNGEFAHVCTTDEVMA from the coding sequence ATGACAGAAAGCCGGGCGCTGATCCTGATCGACATCCAGAAAGGGTTTGATGACCCCGTCTGGGGCGCCCGCAACAACCCGCAAGCCGAGGCGAACGCCGCCCGACTACTGACCCATTGGCGGGCGAACGACTGGCCCGTTTTTCACGTTCAGCACCTGTCTGTGACCCCCGGAAGCCCGTTGAACCCAACCGGCGGCGCAATTGATTTCAAACCCGAAGTCACCCCTCTTGCCGAGGAACCGGTCCTGACGAAAAACGTGAACTCGGCTTTCATCGGAACGGATTTGGAAGACCAGTTGCACAAGGCGCGCATCACCGCGGTCGTGATCTGCGGGTTGACCACGCCGCATTGCGTCTCGACCACCACGCGTATGGCCGCAAACCTAGGCTTTCAGGTCACCCTGCCCCACGACGCCTGCGCAGCTTTTACCGGGAACGCAAACGCGGGATGGCGCGCGAGCGATGGACCGACGGCAGAAGAGATCCACACCGCAGCGCTCGATCACCTGAACGGCGAATTCGCCCATGTCTGCACGACCGACGAGGTGATGGCATGA
- a CDS encoding heme NO-binding domain-containing protein, which yields MTIHGLIFWCFEGFLIFTYGIAHWRDIMCELDLGHDSFEPVFRYDVDVANRLVAVAAQKLDKPSDTLLEDFGTFLVTDARVERVRRLLRFGGVNYTDFLHSLEDLRGRAQLAVPDLDLPAIELDEISTEEFEVTCFSASHGMGFVLLGVLRALADDYGALAFLEHLGRNDQSETISVRLLEIRHGEGRAFHLAAASVS from the coding sequence ATGACAATACATGGTCTGATTTTTTGGTGTTTTGAAGGGTTTCTCATATTCACGTATGGGATCGCGCACTGGCGTGATATCATGTGCGAACTGGACCTTGGGCATGACAGCTTCGAACCTGTGTTTCGGTATGATGTCGATGTTGCCAATCGTTTGGTGGCAGTGGCCGCTCAAAAACTGGACAAACCGTCGGACACATTACTCGAAGATTTTGGAACCTTCCTCGTGACCGACGCTCGGGTCGAACGGGTTCGGCGTCTGCTACGTTTTGGTGGCGTGAACTATACGGATTTTCTTCATTCACTCGAAGACCTTAGGGGGCGGGCGCAACTTGCCGTTCCCGATCTCGATCTGCCGGCAATCGAATTGGACGAGATCTCAACTGAAGAGTTTGAAGTTACCTGCTTTAGCGCATCACATGGCATGGGTTTTGTTCTGCTGGGCGTCCTTCGTGCCCTTGCCGACGATTACGGCGCCCTCGCTTTTTTGGAACACCTTGGCCGCAACGATCAAAGTGAAACAATATCGGTAAGGCTGCTTGAGATACGCCACGGCGAAGGGCGCGCCTTTCACCTTGCTGCTGCGAGCGTGTCATGA
- a CDS encoding homoserine dehydrogenase, with protein MSDNSPLRLGIAGLGTVGIGVIKIIRRQAALLEDRAGRPVVITAVSARSRDKDRGVDLSGYAWEDDPVALAQRDDIDVFVELMGGHEGPAKDACDAAIVAGKDIVTANKALLAHHGQEMALAAEAAGIRLRFEAAVAGGIPIIKALTEGLAGNEITRIMGVMNGTCNYILTQMQATGRGYNALFEECAELGYLEADPNLDVGGIDAGHKLAILSSIAFGTQVNFDAVELEGIQRILLEDIEHAAEMGYRIKLLGVAQMTGRGLEQRMSPCLVPDGSPLGQLEGGTNMVVVEGDAIEQVVLRGPGAGEGPTASAVMGDVMDIARGFKLATFGQPADTLRPVTGVKAMKPAPFYLRMILLDKPGALAKVAAVLGDAGISIDRMRQVSHQQKLAPVLIVTHKCTRDALDTALAGLAKTGVVDGEPVAIRIEEV; from the coding sequence ATGAGTGACAACAGCCCCCTGCGCCTTGGGATTGCAGGTCTTGGCACCGTCGGCATCGGCGTGATCAAGATCATCCGTCGTCAGGCAGCCTTGCTGGAAGATCGTGCGGGTCGCCCCGTGGTAATCACCGCTGTTTCGGCCCGGTCACGTGACAAAGATCGAGGTGTCGATCTGTCAGGCTATGCGTGGGAAGACGATCCCGTCGCGCTGGCACAACGCGATGACATCGACGTGTTTGTCGAGCTGATGGGCGGCCATGAAGGCCCCGCCAAGGACGCCTGTGACGCTGCGATTGTGGCTGGTAAAGACATCGTGACGGCCAACAAGGCACTGTTGGCGCATCACGGGCAGGAAATGGCGCTGGCCGCCGAAGCGGCTGGCATTCGCCTGCGCTTTGAAGCGGCAGTTGCAGGTGGCATTCCGATCATCAAAGCCCTGACCGAAGGGCTGGCGGGCAACGAGATCACCCGCATCATGGGTGTCATGAACGGCACCTGCAATTACATCCTGACGCAAATGCAGGCCACCGGACGCGGCTATAACGCCCTGTTCGAGGAATGCGCCGAACTTGGTTATCTGGAAGCCGATCCGAACCTTGACGTGGGTGGGATTGACGCGGGCCACAAGCTGGCGATCTTGTCCAGCATCGCCTTCGGCACACAGGTGAATTTCGACGCGGTTGAGCTGGAAGGCATCCAGCGTATCTTGCTGGAAGACATCGAACACGCAGCCGAAATGGGCTATCGCATCAAATTGCTGGGCGTGGCGCAGATGACAGGCCGCGGGCTGGAACAGCGCATGAGCCCCTGCCTTGTGCCAGACGGCTCGCCTTTGGGGCAACTGGAAGGCGGCACCAACATGGTGGTGGTCGAAGGCGACGCGATTGAACAAGTCGTGCTGCGCGGACCCGGTGCAGGCGAAGGGCCAACCGCCAGCGCGGTCATGGGCGACGTGATGGACATTGCGCGCGGGTTTAAACTCGCGACATTTGGCCAGCCGGCTGACACGTTGCGCCCTGTGACGGGTGTGAAAGCGATGAAGCCTGCCCCCTTCTACTTGCGCATGATCCTGCTGGACAAACCCGGCGCACTGGCGAAGGTCGCTGCGGTTCTGGGCGACGCTGGCATCTCGATCGACCGGATGCGTCAGGTCAGCCATCAGCAGAAATTGGCACCCGTGCTGATTGTTACCCACAAGTGTACGCGTGACGCGCTGGATACGGCGTTGGCCGGTTTGGCAAAAACCGGGGTGGTCGACGGCGAACCAGTGGCCATTCGCATCGAAGAAGTCTGA
- a CDS encoding GGDEF domain-containing protein, producing the protein MTPDTSIPIALHTLDQMMPMHLLLDDGARVSHAGPTIVKIFGGELVGRSAFSLFELRRPRVVRSMDDVRAMGDAKVYLRLKDGSGTTMVGAVAVLPGSNQVLMNLSFGYSVVDAVARYQLAGSDFAPTDLTVEMLYLMEAKTAAMEATTQLAHRLHDEKAEAQVEAMTDGLTGLHNRRAFDANLNRHIGKGGVFSLMHIDLDFFKAVNDTLGHAAGDAVLREVARVLTDETRESDMVARVGGDEFVILFGRLAEEDVLESIATRIISRLECPIAFAGQECRISASIGIARSNDYNPATADQMAADADLALYMSKDRGRACMTLFRPEFRQSAQQA; encoded by the coding sequence ATGACACCCGATACCTCTATTCCAATAGCGCTGCATACACTCGACCAGATGATGCCGATGCACTTGCTGCTCGACGATGGCGCGCGCGTCAGTCATGCAGGCCCCACAATTGTCAAAATCTTCGGCGGTGAATTGGTCGGGCGCAGCGCGTTTTCCCTATTCGAACTTCGGCGCCCTCGGGTGGTTCGGTCTATGGACGATGTGCGGGCTATGGGCGACGCCAAGGTGTATTTGCGCCTGAAAGACGGATCAGGCACTACGATGGTGGGCGCTGTGGCCGTACTACCTGGCAGCAACCAGGTGCTGATGAACCTTTCCTTCGGCTATTCCGTGGTCGATGCAGTTGCCCGCTATCAGCTTGCTGGTTCGGATTTCGCGCCCACCGATCTGACCGTCGAAATGTTGTACTTGATGGAAGCAAAAACAGCGGCGATGGAAGCAACCACCCAACTCGCGCACCGCCTCCATGACGAAAAGGCGGAAGCGCAGGTTGAAGCGATGACAGACGGGTTGACCGGCCTGCATAACCGACGCGCCTTTGACGCCAATCTTAACCGTCACATTGGGAAAGGCGGTGTATTCTCGCTGATGCATATCGACCTCGACTTTTTCAAAGCGGTGAATGACACACTCGGTCACGCGGCAGGGGATGCCGTCTTGCGCGAAGTCGCACGCGTCTTGACGGATGAGACGAGAGAATCGGACATGGTTGCGCGGGTCGGCGGCGACGAGTTTGTCATTCTTTTTGGACGCTTAGCGGAAGAGGACGTCTTGGAAAGCATCGCGACGCGGATCATCTCGCGGCTTGAGTGTCCGATTGCATTTGCCGGGCAGGAGTGCCGAATTTCAGCCAGCATCGGCATTGCGCGCAGCAATGACTATAACCCAGCGACGGCGGATCAGATGGCCGCCGACGCCGATCTGGCGCTTTACATGTCCAAAGACAGGGGCCGCGCCTGCATGACTCTTTTCCGACCGGAGTTTCGCCAGTCGGCGCAACAGGCTTAG
- a CDS encoding DUF3572 domain-containing protein, with product MRMKLEKAEATALNVLGWLVSDDELLPVFMGSTGVDQDTLRQGAGDAAFLGSVLDFLLMDDAWVVRVCDALNMPYQELSAARQALPGGAQVHWT from the coding sequence ATGAGGATGAAGCTGGAAAAGGCCGAGGCCACGGCCCTGAACGTGTTGGGATGGCTTGTCTCAGACGACGAGCTTTTGCCGGTTTTCATGGGGTCAACCGGCGTCGATCAGGACACGCTGCGCCAAGGTGCTGGCGACGCGGCGTTTCTGGGCTCGGTGCTGGATTTCCTATTGATGGATGACGCTTGGGTGGTGCGGGTTTGCGATGCGCTGAATATGCCTTATCAGGAATTGTCAGCGGCACGCCAAGCCCTTCCCGGTGGGGCACAGGTTCACTGGACCTGA
- a CDS encoding ceramidase, with product MDWLAAIDIYCERTGPEFWAEPLNALSNLSFIGAALWGWVEAKKRHRTDVMTVILIALAAMIGVGSFLFHTFANTWSELADVVPIWTFVLLFVLVAIHRIGGVRPGRIGIGLAVVVAVFALLFAFGGDGADNQAIAGQPEITHTHSHAEEPANTLLNGSEQYLPAVLALLAFAFLSHRKGHPIAPWVAAATATFMVSLTLRTLDMHLCAIWPLGTHFIWHLLNGTMIALLFQGLIRSRDARTV from the coding sequence ATGGATTGGCTTGCCGCCATCGACATCTATTGCGAGCGGACCGGGCCGGAATTCTGGGCAGAACCTTTGAACGCCCTGTCGAACCTGTCCTTCATTGGGGCTGCCCTTTGGGGTTGGGTCGAAGCAAAGAAGCGTCACCGAACGGACGTGATGACGGTGATCCTGATTGCACTGGCCGCGATGATCGGGGTCGGCAGCTTTCTGTTTCATACATTCGCAAACACATGGTCCGAATTGGCGGACGTGGTCCCGATCTGGACCTTTGTCCTGCTGTTTGTGCTGGTTGCAATCCACCGGATCGGTGGCGTGCGGCCTGGTCGTATTGGCATTGGGCTGGCTGTGGTGGTCGCCGTCTTTGCCCTGTTATTTGCCTTCGGAGGCGACGGGGCCGACAACCAAGCTATCGCCGGACAACCCGAGATCACCCACACACATAGCCACGCCGAAGAACCCGCAAACACTTTGCTGAACGGATCCGAGCAGTACCTGCCTGCGGTACTCGCATTGCTGGCCTTCGCCTTTCTCAGCCACCGCAAGGGGCACCCGATTGCGCCTTGGGTAGCCGCAGCCACAGCGACTTTCATGGTCTCGCTGACCCTGCGCACCCTTGATATGCACCTATGTGCCATCTGGCCGCTCGGCACCCATTTCATCTGGCATCTTCTGAACGGCACGATGATCGCGCTTCTGTTTCAGGGCCTCATCCGAAGTCGCGACGCACGCACCGTCTAA
- the recJ gene encoding single-stranded-DNA-specific exonuclease RecJ, with protein sequence MNSFLGVDSSITGRRWVGPTTEIDRQAEALVQQTDLPAPLCKVLARRGLQAADAPGFLDPTLRDLLPDPRKMKDMEAAAARILQALDQNEKVAIFADYDVDGATSASLLIDWFRHFGRDVTLYIPDRIDEGYGPNTPAMEELAQRHSLIICVDCGTLSFEPIAAARAKKADVVVLDHHLGGEVLPDANAVVNPNRQDEVDAPGYLCAAGVVFLLLVELGRLLRDAERAGPDLISMLDLVALGTVADVAPLTDANRAMVRQGLKIMARRNRPGMVALADVAGLNEAPRAYHLGYLMGPRVNAGGRIGKADLGARLLSTTDMNEARSIAEKLNELNAERREIEARVQDAAMEQAEARGLQAPLVWAAADGWHPGVVGIVASRLKEAANRPAVVIGFDGEDGKGSGRSVSGIDLGAAIQRLAADGLITKGGGHKMAAGLSLTRDQLEPAMARLSELLAKQGAGDLGAADLKIDALLMPSAATVELIETLEQAGPFGASAPAPRFAFPEVQILFAKRVGQSHLKVSFGDGLGTRIDAIAFGAFDGPLGPALEQHGGQRFHLAGRLEINQWQGRTSPQLRLEDAAKA encoded by the coding sequence ATGAACAGCTTTCTAGGGGTCGACAGCTCGATCACAGGTCGCCGCTGGGTGGGTCCCACAACCGAGATCGACCGTCAGGCCGAAGCTTTGGTGCAGCAAACCGACCTGCCCGCACCGTTGTGCAAAGTGCTGGCCCGGCGCGGCCTGCAAGCAGCGGACGCCCCGGGGTTCCTTGACCCAACCCTGCGCGACCTTCTGCCCGACCCGCGAAAAATGAAAGATATGGAGGCCGCCGCGGCCCGTATCTTGCAAGCGCTCGACCAGAACGAAAAGGTCGCCATTTTCGCCGATTATGATGTCGATGGCGCAACGTCGGCGTCCCTTCTGATCGATTGGTTTCGCCATTTTGGTCGTGACGTCACGCTTTATATCCCGGACCGTATTGACGAAGGCTATGGTCCAAACACGCCCGCGATGGAAGAATTGGCGCAGCGCCACAGCCTGATCATCTGCGTCGATTGCGGCACGCTCAGCTTTGAGCCCATCGCGGCGGCGCGCGCCAAAAAGGCGGATGTCGTGGTGCTGGATCACCACCTTGGCGGCGAGGTCTTGCCAGATGCAAACGCGGTGGTGAACCCGAACCGGCAAGACGAAGTTGATGCACCCGGTTACCTGTGTGCCGCTGGCGTGGTTTTCTTACTGCTCGTGGAACTCGGACGCCTGCTGCGCGATGCAGAACGCGCGGGTCCCGACCTGATTTCAATGCTGGACCTCGTGGCGCTTGGCACGGTGGCCGACGTGGCCCCGTTGACCGACGCAAACCGCGCAATGGTTCGTCAGGGCTTGAAAATCATGGCGCGGCGCAACCGCCCAGGAATGGTTGCGTTGGCCGACGTCGCAGGGTTGAACGAAGCGCCCCGAGCCTATCATCTTGGCTATCTGATGGGGCCACGTGTGAATGCGGGCGGCCGGATCGGAAAGGCCGACCTTGGTGCGCGACTATTGTCTACAACGGACATGAACGAAGCGCGGTCTATCGCCGAAAAGCTGAATGAACTCAATGCTGAGCGCCGCGAAATTGAGGCCCGTGTGCAAGACGCGGCGATGGAACAGGCGGAAGCACGCGGCCTGCAAGCACCCTTGGTATGGGCCGCCGCAGATGGCTGGCATCCCGGCGTGGTCGGTATTGTAGCAAGCCGTTTAAAGGAAGCCGCCAATCGGCCAGCTGTTGTGATTGGCTTCGACGGCGAGGACGGCAAAGGATCCGGGCGATCCGTCTCGGGCATCGACCTAGGCGCGGCGATCCAAAGGCTTGCGGCCGACGGATTGATCACCAAGGGCGGTGGTCACAAGATGGCTGCCGGGCTCAGCCTGACGCGGGATCAGTTGGAACCTGCCATGGCGCGCTTGTCAGAGCTGCTCGCCAAACAAGGTGCAGGTGACCTGGGCGCGGCCGATCTGAAGATTGACGCGCTGTTGATGCCGTCAGCCGCGACAGTTGAATTGATCGAAACGCTGGAACAAGCGGGACCGTTTGGCGCGTCTGCGCCCGCCCCTCGGTTCGCCTTTCCCGAGGTTCAGATTCTGTTTGCAAAACGGGTTGGCCAAAGCCATCTGAAGGTCAGTTTCGGAGACGGGCTTGGCACCCGTATCGACGCCATCGCTTTCGGGGCATTTGATGGCCCGCTTGGCCCGGCACTGGAACAGCATGGGGGTCAACGGTTCCATTTGGCGGGACGACTCGAAATCAACCAATGGCAGGGTCGTACCAGCCCTCAATTACGCTTAGAAGACGCGGCAAAAGCCTGA
- a CDS encoding HAD family hydrolase, with product MPIDALLFDKDGTLFLFEATWEGWTQAVLLRLTEGDMDRARLIGADIGYDVDARSFQPNSVVIAGTPTQIVAALRRHVAHSADELETLLNEEAAVVPQIQVVALTSYLDALRGRGLKIGLATNDAERPARAHLDAAGVTGLFDFISGYDSGHGSKPEPGPCLAFAVATGIAPDRIAMVGDSLHDLHAGRAAGMKTIAVLTGPASKQELAPFADVVLDDIGQIPLWLDSAQR from the coding sequence ATGCCAATCGACGCCCTTTTATTTGACAAAGACGGCACATTATTTCTGTTTGAAGCGACATGGGAAGGTTGGACGCAGGCCGTGCTTTTGCGCCTGACCGAAGGGGATATGGATCGCGCTCGTTTAATCGGAGCCGACATCGGGTATGATGTCGACGCGCGAAGCTTTCAACCAAACAGCGTCGTCATCGCGGGCACCCCAACCCAGATCGTCGCAGCACTTCGGCGGCATGTTGCCCATTCCGCCGATGAGTTGGAAACACTTCTTAATGAAGAGGCCGCGGTGGTCCCGCAAATTCAGGTTGTAGCTCTGACCTCGTATCTCGACGCGTTGCGTGGGCGCGGATTGAAAATTGGCCTTGCCACAAATGATGCTGAACGCCCTGCGCGCGCGCATTTGGACGCGGCCGGTGTCACGGGGTTGTTCGATTTCATTTCCGGATACGATAGTGGTCACGGTTCGAAACCCGAACCTGGTCCCTGTCTGGCTTTTGCGGTCGCGACCGGTATCGCACCCGATCGCATCGCTATGGTTGGCGACAGCCTGCATGACCTGCACGCCGGGCGGGCGGCTGGCATGAAGACCATTGCAGTTCTGACAGGGCCTGCGAGCAAGCAGGAGTTGGCTCCATTTGCCGACGTTGTTTTGGACGACATCGGGCAGATTCCCCTCTGGCTTGATTCAGCGCAGCGCTAA
- the glpX gene encoding class II fructose-bisphosphatase, translated as MADKVVFQDRMLSLGLARVSEAAAMASATLVGRGDEKAADQAAVNAMRDQLNLLEIHGTVVIGEGERDEAPMLYIGEEVGTGEGPAVDIALDPLEGTTLTAKDMPNALTVIAMAPRGTLLHAPDVYMEKLAIGPGYPKDVVSMAMSPAERVKALAKARGCKMADITVCVLERPRHEEMIEGIRSTGAAIRLITDGDVAGVIHCAEADITGIDMYMGSGGAPEGVLAASALKCMGGQMWGQLTFRNDDERGRAAKAGITDLDRIYTRDEMVTADVIFAATGVTDGSIVSGIKREPGFLTTETLLMRSKTGSVRRMIYRNPVSAS; from the coding sequence ATGGCCGATAAAGTCGTTTTCCAGGACCGCATGCTTTCGCTGGGTCTGGCTCGTGTTTCTGAAGCCGCCGCGATGGCCAGCGCCACCCTTGTGGGACGGGGCGATGAAAAGGCCGCAGACCAGGCTGCCGTGAACGCGATGCGCGACCAACTGAACCTTCTCGAAATCCACGGCACCGTGGTGATTGGCGAAGGTGAACGTGACGAAGCCCCCATGCTCTATATCGGCGAAGAGGTCGGCACCGGTGAAGGCCCCGCCGTGGACATCGCTTTGGACCCGCTGGAAGGCACCACGCTCACCGCAAAAGACATGCCCAATGCGCTGACCGTCATTGCCATGGCCCCGCGCGGCACATTGCTGCACGCCCCCGATGTTTATATGGAGAAACTGGCGATTGGGCCGGGTTATCCGAAGGATGTGGTCAGCATGGCGATGTCCCCCGCTGAACGCGTCAAGGCATTGGCCAAGGCACGCGGATGCAAAATGGCCGATATCACCGTCTGTGTGCTGGAACGCCCGCGCCACGAGGAAATGATCGAAGGCATCCGGTCAACCGGTGCGGCGATCCGCCTGATCACCGATGGTGACGTGGCAGGCGTTATCCACTGTGCCGAAGCCGACATCACCGGCATCGACATGTATATGGGCAGCGGCGGCGCGCCTGAAGGCGTGCTGGCGGCCTCGGCTCTGAAATGCATGGGTGGTCAGATGTGGGGTCAGTTGACCTTCCGCAATGATGACGAACGTGGCCGCGCAGCCAAAGCCGGCATCACCGATCTGGACCGCATTTATACCCGCGATGAAATGGTCACCGCAGATGTGATCTTTGCCGCAACGGGCGTCACCGATGGTTCGATTGTATCAGGCATCAAACGCGAACCGGGCTTTCTGACCACAGAAACCCTGCTGATGCGGTCAAAAACCGGTTCCGTACGCCGCATGATCTATCGCAACCCTGTTTCGGCCAGCTGA